From the genome of Actinomycetota bacterium:
AGGTGTAGGCGATCATGAACGGGTCCTCGGCGTCGGTGTCCTCCGAGTCGGCCTGGTCCGGGAACCCGGACACCAGGTCGTGCCAGAACACGTCCCGCCTTGGCGCCATCGCCACATCGGTGCCCGCCCGCGCCACCACCACGACGTGCCGGACGGTGGGACAGGCCGCCACCGCCTCGTCGGCCGTCTGCTTCATCGGGACGACCGATCCCCGCCGCAGAAAGCCGTCGCAGCACACGAGCACCTTGGCCCCCGCGTCCTGCAGCCGTGCGGCTATCGCGGGGGCCGCGAAGCCCGAAAAGACGGGGACGACCAGGCCTCCCACCTTGGCTATGGCCATAAACGCGGCCACGGCCTCTGGGACCATCGGCATGAAGAGCCCGACCGCGTCCCCCTTGGCAACCCCGAGGTGGCGAAGAGCCGCAGCGAACCTCGAGACCTGCGCCGCGAGCTCGGAATACGGGACCCGGCGGGTGGCTCCGTCTTCGCCCTCCCAGATGACCGCATCGGCTCCGGACCCGCTGTGTCGGCCCACACAGGCATCGGCGACGTTTATTCGTCCCTCCACGAACCAGCGGCACCACTGGAGGCCCGCCGAGCAGTCCGACACCGCCTCGTAGGGCTGGTGGAAGCGAATGTCCAGGTCGCGCACGACCGCGTCCCAGAACCAGTCCACGTCCTCGACGGACCGGCGGCGGAGGTCGGCGTAGGAGCCTATGCCGTGCGCGCGGGCCAGCCGCGTGACGTTGGCCTGCTCCAGGTAGTCGCCGGAGGGATGCCAGAGGCTGGAATCCGACATGTAACGTGGTGATACCACACGCCGAACCGACGAAGGAGAGCCGGGTGGATCTTCGGATCACCTACTGCACCAGCTGAGGCTATCTGGACAAGGCCGTCGGTCTGGCGGCCAAGCTGCTCGAAGAGCAGACCCAGAAGCTGACGTCGCTGACGATCGTCCCCGGCTCAGGCGGTGTGTTCGACGTCGAGGCGGGGGGCCGCCTCCTGTTCTCCAAGAAGAAGTCCGGCCGGTTCCCCACCTACGAAGAGGTGGCGAAGGCTATCGGCTGAGGGTCACCGCGGCCAGATGTCCGCGTCCGCTATCTCCAGCAAGTTGCCGCTCGGGTCGCTGAAGTAGAAGGACCGGCCGCGAGGCCATTGCACCTCCTTGATCACCTCCACGCCCGAAGACGACAGGTGGTCCTTCCACGGCTGGTAGTCGTCCGGGTCGACGACGAAGCAGGTGTGACCCGCGCCATCGGTGCCGTGGGGCGGCAGGAACCCGCCCTTGCGCGTCTCCGCGGCGTCGAACATGAGGAAGACGCTCGGGCCGGCCCGGAGGAACAGGCTGCGACCCGGCTCCTCGCTGAGCAGGCGCATGCCCATGACGCGCGAGTAGAAGTCGCGGGTCGACGCCTGGTCGCGGAAGTACAGGACCGTCTCCAGCACGCCGCCGAGGTCCGGAGGGCGCGGCGGCGTCACGGGGACGCTACTTCGAGTACATCGACTCGATGACGTCGCCGTAGCGCTCGTTGACGACCTTGCGCTTCATCTTCAGGGTCGGGGTGAGCTCGCCGGAGTCCACCGTCCACTCGTCCGGCAGGATCGTGAACTTCTTGACCTGCTCCTGGTTGTGCAGCTTCGTGTTCATCTGGTCGACATAGGCCTGGATCTCCGACCGGACCTCGTCGCTGCCCGAAAGCGCGGCCACGTCGCCCTCCAGCCCCTTGCCCTTCGCCCACTGCGGCGCGACCTCCGGATCCAGGACGACAAGGGCGGTGACGTACGGACGGCGGTCCCCGATGACGCAGGCCTGACCTATCAGGGGGTGCTGCTTGAGGTTGCTCTCGATGTTTGAGGGCGCGATGTTCTTGCCGCCCGCGGTGATCAGGATCTCCTTTTTGCGGTCAACGATGCGGATGTAGCCCTCGTCGTCGATTGTGGCGACGTCGCCCGAGTGGAGCCAGCCCTCGGCGTCGAACGTCTCCGCCGTGAGTTCCGGCTCCTTGTAGTAGCCCTTCGTGACGTTTCCCCCACGGACGAGAATCTCGCCGTCCTCGGCCAGCTTCACCTCGACCCCCGGCACGGTAGGGCCGACGGTGCCGATCTTCACTTGGCCCGGGCGGTTCCAGGACGTGGGACCGGTGTCCTCGGACTGCCCGTACACCTCGGCGATCTCCACGCCTATGGCGTGAAACCACTCCAGGACCTCGGTGGCTATGGGGGCCGCTCCGGCGGACACGACCTTGAGCTGGTCCAGCCCGACGAGGCTGCGGATGAACTGCACCACCGGCTCGGCCTCCCGGGCCGCCTTCTCCACGTCGTCCGGCACGGGCTTGCGCGCCTGCTCGAGCCGCAGCTTGCGCAGCCGGGCCTCGATCGCCTTCTGCGCCGTCTGGCGCTGGCCTTCGTCCGGGTTGTTGGCGATGGCCGCGGACAGCCCGGCGTGCAGCTTCTCCCAGATCCTCGGGACGGCGAAGAAGAACTCGGGCTTGACCTCGGCCAGGTACTTGCCGATTTCGGTGGGGGCCGGGCAGAAGCTGGCCACGAACCCGAGCTTCACCTGCAGGTACTCCCCCGCCAACCGCTCCGCGATGTGGGCCAGTGGAAGGTAGGAGATCGTCCGGGCGCCGGGATCCACGAACATCGCGCGGGCCAGCGACTCAGCGGTCCAGCAGGCG
Proteins encoded in this window:
- a CDS encoding Rdx family protein, which translates into the protein MDKAVGLAAKLLEEQTQKLTSLTIVPGSGGVFDVEAGGRLLFSKKKSGRFPTYEEVAKAIG
- a CDS encoding VOC family protein, whose protein sequence is MTPPRPPDLGGVLETVLYFRDQASTRDFYSRVMGMRLLSEEPGRSLFLRAGPSVFLMFDAAETRKGGFLPPHGTDGAGHTCFVVDPDDYQPWKDHLSSSGVEVIKEVQWPRGRSFYFSDPSGNLLEIADADIWPR
- a CDS encoding long-chain fatty acid--CoA ligase; translation: MVDSIAQGTGQAAPAGAPGKGGARDVAEERREIDAAVAGQTVCSLFQQAVRSFSGLVAHRWKTGDAWSEMTWPDYGENVRDFANGLVSMGVNPGDFVNIISANRPEYLVADMAIMHSGATPVSLYNTLAPEQIEYIVNHCGAVLVIAENRAFYERLLKIRSQIPNVRSVIVIDPDDELAAEDWVTTWDQVLQAGREYAAANPDEFERRWKAIVPDDLCTLIYTSGTTGPPKGVMVTHANACWTAESLARAMFVDPGARTISYLPLAHIAERLAGEYLQVKLGFVASFCPAPTEIGKYLAEVKPEFFFAVPRIWEKLHAGLSAAIANNPDEGQRQTAQKAIEARLRKLRLEQARKPVPDDVEKAAREAEPVVQFIRSLVGLDQLKVVSAGAAPIATEVLEWFHAIGVEIAEVYGQSEDTGPTSWNRPGQVKIGTVGPTVPGVEVKLAEDGEILVRGGNVTKGYYKEPELTAETFDAEGWLHSGDVATIDDEGYIRIVDRKKEILITAGGKNIAPSNIESNLKQHPLIGQACVIGDRRPYVTALVVLDPEVAPQWAKGKGLEGDVAALSGSDEVRSEIQAYVDQMNTKLHNQEQVKKFTILPDEWTVDSGELTPTLKMKRKVVNERYGDVIESMYSK